The sequence GAATCACGAATATCATCTAACGCTAAGTGACTACCACCTTTTTCAAAGTTTCTGAGAATATCAGGACGCCAGCGGAAGCAAAGCTCTTTGATTGACGACACATCCAGATTGCGATAATGGAAGAATTTTTCTAATTCCGGCATTTGACGCGCCATAAAGCGGCGATCTTGACAGATAGAATTGCCACACATTGGCGACTTACCACTATCGACCCATTTATTGAGAAACTTAATCGTCTCAGCTTCGGCCTCTGCCAATGTCACGGTACTACGGCGGACACGGTCGACCAGTCCTGACTGACCATGCTGCTTGGTATTCCAATCATCCATTTTATTTAACGTTTGATCCGATACTTTTATAGCGAACACTGGCCCTTCGGCAAGGACATTTAAATCTTCATCAGTGACAACGGTAGCAATCTCGATAATCTCGTCATTCAAGGTATCCAGCCCGGTCATTTCTAGGTCAATCCATACCAGCCCTTTTTTGCCTTGGTTTCTAATTTTAATCTTGTTGGGGTGGTCACCGGTACTCATAAAATATCCTATGGTCAATAAAGTTTAGAACAACTTTGGAGCAATATTAATTAGATAAATCGCCTATCAATGTTCATGCATAAGTAGCAAAACGTTGCATCTACTGATTTATAACCCTTAAAACGTTACAAAATCTCTGTCTGCAGCAGGCGCTTTAGGCTGTATGTTATCAAACTTTCACGCTACACTTAGCAATATTTTTTTAATAGGTTTAAAACCCATGGCATTAATTCGGCAACGCAAGCTGACTAAGCAACAGATTCGTCGCATCGACAAACAACAGCTGGCAAGTCAAGACAGCATCGATGACAGTTTGATGGATGGCGTGGTCATGGCGCATTATGGCAAGCAGTTGGAAGTACAAGTGACCAGCTTGCCTACGGTGATACCTGTGCAGCCGGAGATTGCACCCGATGATCCTGAGCCGTTTTGGCAAGAGCTGGCATTAGGCGATATTTGGCGTTGTCATGTGCGTACCAATTTACCGATGCTAGCCGCTGGTGACCAAGTACGCTGGAGTGCTGACCCTAATACTGGCTTTGGACGTATTGAATCGGTCAAGCCGCGTACCTCTCTGGTCTCGCGTCCTGATCGTTATCATAAACTTAAACCTGTCGCCGCCAATGTCGATATTTTAGCCATTGTCTTCGCGCCGCTACCTGCTGCCGCGCCAACCCTCATCGATCGTTATTTGGTCGTCTGTCATCATGCTGGTGTAAAGCCACTGTTGGTGCTTAATAAAGCCGATTTATTGGCAGAAGAAAACGGCGTCGATACCAAAGAATTATTGGCACAATATGCTTCTCTCGGTTATGAGAGCGTTCTCACCTCAGTCGATTGCCCTGAAAACGTCGCGTATAGTGATGAGCAAGAAGGGCTGGATGAATTAAAACGTTATATCGATAAAAAACTGGTTATTTTTGCGGGGCAATCTGGTGTCGGTAAAAGCAGTTTGATTAATGCCCTACTACCTGAATCGGCACAAAGCGTCAATATCATCTCTGATAACTCAAAACTTGGTCAACATACCACCACCACCAGTCGCTTATTACCATTTAATCCAGCTGACTTGACCCAAGGCGGTATCGTCGATACCCCAGGTATCCGCGAGTACGGCATTTGGCATCTTACACCCGATGATATCATTTCAGGATTTGTAGAGCTTGCACCGTTATCTGGCAACTGTCAGTTCCGTGATTGTCGTCATACTCACAACAGCAAAGGCTGCGCACTATGGCAAGCGGTTGCTGACGGCGTGGTATTGCAGCGCCGTGTGGAAAACCTCGTTACCCTAAGAGAAGAGGCAGATACTAAGCCCTATTAATATTGGCATTATTAGTATCCGCCTTATTAATCGCTGCCTTATGGGTCGTTAATCGCTTGGTTGACCATCGCCCGTTTACTATGGATGGTCTAATCGGTATAATAGCGCCTTGTTCAGTATCGTTAGGCTGTCTTCTCAGCTTAACCGAACACTTATTTTTTTGGAGGTATGGTTTGGATCGTGCGCTGGAATTTGTGGGCAACCACCCGTTTTTATTTGGTATATTAGCCGTACTTGCCGTGCTATTTTTTACGATTGAAAACAAACGTAGTGGCAGAAAAATATCGCCCAATACCTTAGGTATGATGGTTAACTCGCAAAACGCGCAGCTAATCGATATTCGTGCCAAAAAGAAGTTTGAGACTGGTTACATCCAAGGCAGCCGTAACATACCGTTCACTGAGCTCAAAGACCGCTTAGAAGAAATCCGTGCAATTGAGCAGCCAGTAATTATCATTTGTGATATGGGTGTGCAAGCAGGCGCGGCGATTCAGATGATCGGCAAGGACAGTGTCTATCGCTTAGAAGGTGGTATCGGCGGTTGGCAAGCAGCGGGCATGCCATTGGTTGGGTTAAAGGATGCAAAGCCTAAAAATAAAGGCAAAGCCAAACCAAGTCTACATAAGTAGTCCGCTATACTGCTGTTTAAAAATATTTAGCCCGTATCAATTCATATATGATTGAGGGGCGTTGAATATTCACAAATAAAAAAGACACCTTATCGATAGGTGTTTTTTTGTTTGTGGCATTTGTGCTACCGTCAGCGCTTTTATACTCAGACATCTTGAATTTGCTCTGCTCATCCCCACTTTAATAACGAGCATCACCGAATCTATCTTCAATTTACTTGCTGGTAACGGATTATAAGAATTTTTATCAAATAATTATTTATAATACTTTTTATAATAAAACGCTTACCTTCTAAACTTATAAATAAGGATTTACCATGACTGTCGCTGTTAAAGTTTATACGACGCCTATCTGCCCATATTGCTCAAACGCCAAACAACTCTTAAAAACTAAAGGCGTTGACTACGAAGAAATTGGCATGCACGATATGAGCCGCGAAGAGCGTCAAGAATTAATGAAAAAAACCAATAACTATCGCACTGTGCCGCAAATCTTCGTCGGTGAGACCTTTGTCGGTGGTTTTGATGAGCTCAATCAAATGAACCAACAAGGCAAACTTGACGAGCTATTAGCAGGTTAATCTGCTACTTTTCGTTGCTGTCTGTCTTTGCCTGTGCAATGATAGACAGCGGCAAAGATAAAAGAGAGTAATAAAAACATCCAGATTTTGTCTCGATTTATATTACAATGAACTTTTATTAAAATGACAGTTTGTCCAACTACTTGATCAACTTTTAGAGGATTTATCATGGCTGAAGAACAAGCACAACCACAATTGGCACTAGAGCGTATCTACGTAAAAGATATGTCACTTGAAGTCCCAGGCGCTAGTGTGTTCACCAAAGAGTGGAACCCAGAGCTTGATATCAATTTGTCTAGCAACGCTGAAAAACTGGATGACGATCATTATCAAGTCATCTTAACTGTGAGCGTTACAGCAAAAAATGCGGAAGAAGCGGCATTTATCGCTGAAGTGCATCAAGCAGGTATCTTCTTATTAAAAGACATCCCAGAAGACCAAATCGGTCAAATCTTAGGGGCATACTGCCCGAACGTTTTGTTCCCGTATGCTCGTGAAGTCATCAGCGACATCGTAACGCGTGGTAGCTTCCCGCAGTTATTGCTAGCCCCTGTCAACTTTGACCAAGCTTACGCGCAAAGCCAGCAACAAGCACAAGTTGATGCTGAAGGTAACGCCTAAGCATTAATTAAAGTATATGAGCTTTATGAGTCATATGTTTTGATAAAATAGCCGTTTACTCATCACGAGTGAGCGGCTTTTTTGTGGATGCTGTTTAAGCGCTTACTCAATAGAATCGTTGAGCAATGAGAGTTCTGTTTAGTAGTATTGTAAGACAGATACTTAAAACCATCAGACATAAAAAAACCCTGCTAATAAACAGGGTCTTCAATCGCGTCATCAATTATTTAAAATCGATGATTAGCCTTTTAACGCTGATAAAATTTGTTGCTTAACATCATCGATGCCTTGCGTGCCATCAAACTTATCATAATTAGGGGCATCGGCACCTTCTTTGGCCTTGTCTTGATAAAAGCCAACAAGCGCTGATGTTTGCTCATGATAAGTCGCTAGACGATCACGAATGGTAGATTCTTTATCATCTTCACGCTGGATTAGTGCTTCACCAGTCACATCATCGATACCATCGACCTTAGGTGGATTGTGATCAACGTGATAAACGCGACCTGAACCAGGATGTTGGCGGCGACCAGATAAGCGCTTGACAATCTCGTCATCCGGCACGCTAATTTCGATTACATGATCGATAGCAACGTCAGCATCTGCAAGTGCTTGAGCCTGTGGAATCGTACGCGGAAAACCATCCAAAATACAACCATTGGCACAATCAGGCTTAGCGATACGTTCTTTCACTAGGTTAATAATGAGGTCATCAGAAACCAAACCACCAGCATTCATGATGTCTTTGGCTTTTTTGCCAAGCTCGCTGCCTTCTTTGATCGCTGCACGCAGCATATCGCCAGTTGAGATCTGCGGGATATCATATTCTTTAGAAATAAACTGGGCTTGGGTACCTTTACCGGCGCCTGGTGGACCTAGCAAAATAATACGCATCATTACACGATTCTCCTTAATAGATAGGATTTTGGGACTAATAAAACTCAGGGATTGGTTGTTTGCCAAGCTACCTTACCTTGTGGCTTGGCAAAGCTCAAGTATTTTCATTATTTGCAGTGATAAGTTGTCATGACTTATCTGTTCATATAATGCTATTGCGCGCTGCTGTATCGGACAACAGCGCTTACGTCAGAGGTGCTGACAACAACAGATATAAATACTATGGAATTTGTTGATTAATTTCAACATTGACCTGATTTTGTTCCGCACTAATCACCACTGGATTACCTGACAAATCCCCTGACTCTGCACTGGCAGTACCACTATGGCTGATACGAGCGATGACAGCCAACTGAACTTTATCCGCTCTCGCCGATTTCAAAGTACGTTCAGACATCATGGCATCCAAATCGCTTAGGCTAATGCTGGCTTCACCTTGCTTGATAACACTGATCGGCAAACGTTTGGCAGCAAATGGTGGTCCACCATTGACATCACGTATGGCGACAAACAACACATCGTCGGCTTTAACTAACGGCAGCAGGCTAGCATTAATCGTAACAGTCACTTCAACACCTTCAGAGGCTTGCTGTTGCTGAGCGGTGACATTAGCACTTAGCTCATCTAGACTCGCCAATGCTTTGGTATGATCACCAGGTTTAGCCGCAATACTGTCACGTAGACGCTTAATCCAGCCTTGTGCTTGATCAAAATTACTACTCCGTGCCTCACCCATTGCCATGAGCATTTGCGCGCCCTCATGCTCTGGATTTTTAGCCAACACGTCTTGTAGCACTCGGCGACTATTAGCGTCTAATTGGCCTTTATTGGCAAAGAAGCTAATCTGTGCATAGGTGGTTGCAATCTCTTCATTGTCTGGTGACAAACGATAAGCACGCGACAAGGCTTCAATTGCGGAATCCGTCGCTTCTAATGATAAGAATAATTCTGATAAACGCATCCAGCGATCTGGATCATCAGCGTGACGATAGACATTGGTCTGCATGGCACTAATCAGCTGTTGACCATCTTCAATCGCCCAAGCAGGCGGCTGATCAATCTTACCCGTTAACAATTCATCAGCCACTTGACCCACTTTGTCTTCAGCTGCCCAAAGCTCGAACACAGGCGTACGATCGCCGACCATCAAATACGCCATCGCCGCGAGGACAGGCACCCAGACAGTAATAATCAATCGGCTTTTGATACCAGGTGCAACCATCGGTGTGACTTCACGCTGAGCATCCAATAACTGGCGTTCAAGCTCCAGTTTTTGGTTCTGGTAATGGCTGTCATCGATAGTGCCATTGTCTTTATCTGTTTTTAGTTCTGCTAGACGCTCACGGAACACAGCAACGTTGATATCCAACAGCT is a genomic window of Psychrobacter cibarius containing:
- a CDS encoding rhodanese-like domain-containing protein; the protein is MDRALEFVGNHPFLFGILAVLAVLFFTIENKRSGRKISPNTLGMMVNSQNAQLIDIRAKKKFETGYIQGSRNIPFTELKDRLEEIRAIEQPVIIICDMGVQAGAAIQMIGKDSVYRLEGGIGGWQAAGMPLVGLKDAKPKNKGKAKPSLHK
- the ccmI gene encoding c-type cytochrome biogenesis protein CcmI, yielding MTIFSTVGLFIALSLLIALILAVITIMPWLRASRSPEKPMDNQLLDINVAVFRERLAELKTDKDNGTIDDSHYQNQKLELERQLLDAQREVTPMVAPGIKSRLIITVWVPVLAAMAYLMVGDRTPVFELWAAEDKVGQVADELLTGKIDQPPAWAIEDGQQLISAMQTNVYRHADDPDRWMRLSELFLSLEATDSAIEALSRAYRLSPDNEEIATTYAQISFFANKGQLDANSRRVLQDVLAKNPEHEGAQMLMAMGEARSSNFDQAQGWIKRLRDSIAAKPGDHTKALASLDELSANVTAQQQQASEGVEVTVTINASLLPLVKADDVLFVAIRDVNGGPPFAAKRLPISVIKQGEASISLSDLDAMMSERTLKSARADKVQLAVIARISHSGTASAESGDLSGNPVVISAEQNQVNVEINQQIP
- the orn gene encoding oligoribonuclease translates to MSTGDHPNKIKIRNQGKKGLVWIDLEMTGLDTLNDEIIEIATVVTDEDLNVLAEGPVFAIKVSDQTLNKMDDWNTKQHGQSGLVDRVRRSTVTLAEAEAETIKFLNKWVDSGKSPMCGNSICQDRRFMARQMPELEKFFHYRNLDVSSIKELCFRWRPDILRNFEKGGSHLALDDIRDSIRELKHYRQHFFKLIP
- the grxC gene encoding glutaredoxin 3 — its product is MTVAVKVYTTPICPYCSNAKQLLKTKGVDYEEIGMHDMSREERQELMKKTNNYRTVPQIFVGETFVGGFDELNQMNQQGKLDELLAG
- the adk gene encoding adenylate kinase is translated as MMRIILLGPPGAGKGTQAQFISKEYDIPQISTGDMLRAAIKEGSELGKKAKDIMNAGGLVSDDLIINLVKERIAKPDCANGCILDGFPRTIPQAQALADADVAIDHVIEISVPDDEIVKRLSGRRQHPGSGRVYHVDHNPPKVDGIDDVTGEALIQREDDKESTIRDRLATYHEQTSALVGFYQDKAKEGADAPNYDKFDGTQGIDDVKQQILSALKG
- the secB gene encoding protein-export chaperone SecB; the encoded protein is MAEEQAQPQLALERIYVKDMSLEVPGASVFTKEWNPELDINLSSNAEKLDDDHYQVILTVSVTAKNAEEAAFIAEVHQAGIFLLKDIPEDQIGQILGAYCPNVLFPYAREVISDIVTRGSFPQLLLAPVNFDQAYAQSQQQAQVDAEGNA
- the rsgA gene encoding ribosome small subunit-dependent GTPase A; translation: MALIRQRKLTKQQIRRIDKQQLASQDSIDDSLMDGVVMAHYGKQLEVQVTSLPTVIPVQPEIAPDDPEPFWQELALGDIWRCHVRTNLPMLAAGDQVRWSADPNTGFGRIESVKPRTSLVSRPDRYHKLKPVAANVDILAIVFAPLPAAAPTLIDRYLVVCHHAGVKPLLVLNKADLLAEENGVDTKELLAQYASLGYESVLTSVDCPENVAYSDEQEGLDELKRYIDKKLVIFAGQSGVGKSSLINALLPESAQSVNIISDNSKLGQHTTTTSRLLPFNPADLTQGGIVDTPGIREYGIWHLTPDDIISGFVELAPLSGNCQFRDCRHTHNSKGCALWQAVADGVVLQRRVENLVTLREEADTKPY